Genomic DNA from Desulfatiglans sp.:
TAATGACTGTAAGATTTACATACCGTCAAAATAAAATCAGAATAATTGGTGCTGGGTATTGGCGGAAAGGAAAGAATATATATAAGATGCTTATGCAAGGCGTTCCCCGCGCATTCGCCTTAAAACTTGACTTGTGTAGCTTTTAAGCTGCAATACAATCATGAATGATACCAAAATACAACTTCTTGAGTACATAAAGGAGAATGGAATGAAAAAATTAACAGATAAATATGAAGACAATCTCAAAAAAGATCTTCTTGATCCTAGCGAAGCTGCGGAATACTTGAACGCTGCATTGGAAGATGGTTCTAAAGAAGTTTTTTTAATGGCCTTGAAAGACATTGCAGATGCAAAGGGTATTTCTGAAATAGCACGTAAAACAAAACTTAATAGGGAAAATATTTATCGTATCCTTTCAACACAAGGCAATCCGAAATTAAAAAGCCTAAATTCTGTCCGTCATAGTGTTGGTTTGAAGTTGTCTATAGAAGTAGAAAAACAGTTATGAAACCAATCGGCGTACAATCTGCTTCGGGTGACAGCGTAAAAACCAGTCCGTCTTTAAACAACGCGTTACCTTAACATGCCTATGATGTAATGGTCTCAAGTTCTTCAAGCTGTTTTTTATAACACTCAGGACATACCCCGTGCGAAGGCTTGGCCCCTGAAATATCCTTTACATATTTTTCCACTGAGACCCAGTCACCCGCCTCTTCCCTGACCTTTTTGCAGTAACTGCATATAGGGTAGATGCGGCTCAAATCATTAATCAGCCGATCACGCTTGTCTATCTCTTCCTTTGCTTCAACTATACGAAGTGTCAGTTCCACCATCTTTTTGATCTGCGCTATGAGCCTTATATGGAGTTCATTATGGGTGTTCTGCTTGTTGTCTATGAAACAGACTGTGCCAAACTGGCCTCCGTCAGGACGCTCAATGGGCATGCCCACATAGGAGAGCATATGCAGATCTACCGCAGCGGGGTTATCCTTCCACATGGGGTCAAGAAGGGCATTGGGTATAAGGTTAAGCCCATTGCTTTTGAGTGTATACTCACAGTACCAGCCTGAATCAGGATAGGTTGATACATAATCTGCCGGATAGGGGTTGCCTTCGGTCTTGCTTGAGAGAAGAATCTCTATCTCTTTGCCATCAAGCCTGGTGATTAGACCTGCGGGCACACCCAGTATCTCTGAGGTTTCATTTAAAAGGCCCTGCCATTCATTAAGGATGTCCTCAGTCAGTTTCTTCCGGTCAAAAGGATTTTTATCAATATTTTCCATATTCTTTTACCCCCTTATAAAAAAGGTGAATGCATAGATTATACACCAAAACCTAACCATTGGTCATAATTTTTTAATCTGTTTCACAGATCAGATTAAAAATAATTATTCATCCTTTTTCCTGTTTGGGTACTGACTGATATGGTCAAGCATCTTCTCTATTGGCGCTGTGTCCACATGCCGCAGCAGAGCGCCAATATGTTTTATCTCCCTTTTTTTTGCACCGTGTGAAGAGATTTTTCGGGCAAATATCACCGCATCCCTGATTTCATCGGATAGATCAATCCGCTCCAGCTCTTTATCCGAAAGCCTTGTAAGCCTCTCACCGATATCCTGCCTTGCATGATCATCCTTTTTAAGCCTTGTCCTGCTTGGAGGCGCCTCAATGCCCTCTTCATCTTCAAAAAAACTGCTATTGTCCGGCCCTTGTCTTTTCATATAAATTTTTTCTTGAGTTCTGTCTTAAGGATTTTACCATTCGGGCTTTTTGGGAGTTCATCAACAGCATAATACTCCTTTGGCACCTTGTACCCTGCAAGATTCTGCTTGAGGTACTGCTTGAGCGCAACAGGATCAAACGTATGGCCATTTTTCAAAACTATGCATGCGGTCACCTTTTCGCCATATTCCCTGTCAGGAAGCCCGATAACAGAGCACTCCTGAACACAGGCGTAGGTATACAACACCTCCTCTACCTCGCGGGGGTATACATTTTCGCCGCCGGTGATGATCATGTCCTTGACCCGGTCTACAATAAAGATGTACCCATCCTTATTAATATATCCTGTGTCGCCTGTCCTGAACCAGTCAAACCAGAATGACCTTGCTGTCTCCTTTGAATTATTCAGGTAACCCTTGAAGATATTGAGCCCGCGCACGCATATCTCGCCGATCTCACCCTGCTCAAGCGGTTTACCCAGTTTGTCCCTTATCTGTATCTCCATAAGGTTTGCAGGTGTGCCAACTGAGCCTATCACATGCCTGTGGTAATGGTTGAAGGTTACTATAGATGCGCTCTCTGTGAGGCCATAACTCTCAAAGATATTCAATCCTGTCTTTGCCTTCCACTCCCTGACCACCTCTGCTGCCATGCTTGCCGCCGCAGAGAAGCAGTATGTAACCGACTTGAACTTCTCCTTTAAGTCAGGGATCTCAAGCATTCTAATGTAGATTGTTGGCACTGCAAAAAATTTGGTTACCTTGTGGCGCATGATTGCATCAAGGGCCATATCCATATTAAATGAGGGCTGAATCACTATTGAGCCTGAACTGTAGATAGTGGAGTTTACTATGTGCATCTGGCCAAACACATGGTTTAAGGGCAGAAAGCAGAGAGTAATATCCCTCTCGCTGCTCCTCTCATAGCGGGCCACATTTGAGATGGGGTAGAGGATATTTATATGGGAGAGCATGGCCCCCTTTGGCAGCCCTGTTGTGCCGCCAGTATAGAGGATAGCGGCGATATCATCCCTTTCCCTGTCTATGGTCTTGAAGTTCGGGTCGCCATTTGCCGCAAGTTCAACACAGCTCATGGCCCCCTTTTCTGTAATGATA
This window encodes:
- a CDS encoding BrnT family toxin, with translation MEHSDDEKRYYCLGKVSDGVMTVRFTYRQNKIRIIGAGYWRKGKNIYKMLMQGVPRAFALKLDLCSF
- a CDS encoding putative addiction module antidote protein, which codes for MKKLTDKYEDNLKKDLLDPSEAAEYLNAALEDGSKEVFLMALKDIADAKGISEIARKTKLNRENIYRILSTQGNPKLKSLNSVRHSVGLKLSIEVEKQL
- a CDS encoding DUF615 domain-containing protein: MKRQGPDNSSFFEDEEGIEAPPSRTRLKKDDHARQDIGERLTRLSDKELERIDLSDEIRDAVIFARKISSHGAKKREIKHIGALLRHVDTAPIEKMLDHISQYPNRKKDE
- a CDS encoding long-chain fatty acid--CoA ligase, with the protein product MNLATILEDSACFFPDKSAIIEDDRVYTYREFNEYATRLASKLVELGVQPGDYVGFCAPNSYDWVALYFGTLKCGAVAVTFSYRLTKNEFLKILFDCKPKVLFTSESRLSDLDYGDTRYRPEHIITEKGAMSCVELAANGDPNFKTIDRERDDIAAILYTGGTTGLPKGAMLSHINILYPISNVARYERSSERDITLCFLPLNHVFGQMHIVNSTIYSSGSIVIQPSFNMDMALDAIMRHKVTKFFAVPTIYIRMLEIPDLKEKFKSVTYCFSAAASMAAEVVREWKAKTGLNIFESYGLTESASIVTFNHYHRHVIGSVGTPANLMEIQIRDKLGKPLEQGEIGEICVRGLNIFKGYLNNSKETARSFWFDWFRTGDTGYINKDGYIFIVDRVKDMIITGGENVYPREVEEVLYTYACVQECSVIGLPDREYGEKVTACIVLKNGHTFDPVALKQYLKQNLAGYKVPKEYYAVDELPKSPNGKILKTELKKKFI